In the Mastomys coucha isolate ucsf_1 unplaced genomic scaffold, UCSF_Mcou_1 pScaffold18, whole genome shotgun sequence genome, one interval contains:
- the Dnali1 gene encoding axonemal dynein light intermediate polypeptide 1 produces MIPPADSLLKYDTPVLVSRNTEKRSPKARPLKVSIQQPGPSGTGTQPPKAKLPSTSCVPDPTKQAEEILNAILPPREWVEDTQLWIQQVSSTPSTRMDVVHLQEQLDLKLQQRQARETGICPVRRELYSQCFDELIREVTINCAERGLLLLRVRDEIRMTIAAYQTLYESSVAFGMRKALQAEQGKSDMERKITELETEKRDLERQVNEQKAKCEATEKRENERRQVEEKKHNEEIQFLKRTNQQLKAQLEGIIAPKK; encoded by the exons ATGATACCCCCAGCCGACTCTCTGCTCAAATATGACACCCCGGTGTTGGTGAGCCGGAATACAGAAAAACGGAGCCCCAAG GCTCGGCCACTGAAAGTCAGCATCCAGCAGCCCGGACCCTCTGGTACAGGCACACAGCCACCCAAGGCCAAGCTGCCCTCGACTTCCTGTGTCCCAGATCCTACCAAACAGGCAGAAGAAATCTTGAATGCCATCCTGCCtccaag GGAGTGGGTGGAAGACACACAGCTATGGATCCAGCAGGTGTCCAGCACACCCAGCACCAGAATGGATGTGGTGCATCTCCAGGAGCAACTGGACCTGAAGCTGCAGCAGAGGCAGGCTAGGGAGACGGGCATCTGCCCTGTGCGCAGGGAACTCTACTCCCAGTGTTTTG ATGAGTTGATCCGGGAGGTCACCATCAATTGCGCAGAGAGAGGGCTGCTGTTGCTGCGAGTCCGGGACGAGATCCGCATGACCATCGCTGCCTACCAGACTCTGTATGAGAGCAGTGTGGCATTTGGCATGAGGAAGGCACTGCAGGCCGAACAGGGGAAGTCAGACATGGAGAGGaaa ATTACAGAAttggagacagaaaagagagactTGGAGAGGCAAGTGAATGAACAGAAGGCAAAATGTGAGGCCACTGAGAAGCGGGAGAACGAGAGGCGACAGGTGGAGGAGAAGAAGCACAATGAGGAGATCCAGTTCCTGAAGCGGACCAATCAGCAACTGAAG
- the Snip1 gene encoding smad nuclear-interacting protein 1, producing MKAGKSERERSGRRRHRSGDALATVVVKQERLSPEPVAQRRPDAPAASLSPPAAEPGRSGHRGSRARSPAKKKSKSSGRRSKSPRTKRSRSPHYSTVKVKQEREDHPRRGREDRQHREPSEQEHRRARNSERDRHRGHSRQGRSSDEKPVSGQDRDRDSQNLQAQEEERDFHNARRREHRQQSENAGGDAQEVIPRPAGNRSKEVPVKEKPSFELSGALLEDTNTFRGVVIKYSEPPEARIPKKRWRLYPFKNDEVLPVMYIHRQSAYLLGRHRRIADIPIDHPSCSKQHAVFQYRLVEYTRADGTVGRRVKPYIIDLGSGNGTFLNNKRIEPQRYYELKEKDVLKFGFSSREYVLLHESSDTSELDRKEDEDDDEEEMVSDS from the exons ATGAAGGCGGGGAAAAGCGAGCGGGAGCGAAGCGGCCGGCGGCGACACCGGTCAGGCGACGCTTTGGCGACCGTGGTGGTGAAGCAAGAGCGTCTGAGCCCCGAACCCGTCGCGCAACGCCGGCCCGACGCTCCAGCTGCTAGCCTGTCCCCGCCCGCCGCCGAGCCTGGCCGCTCTGGTCACCGCGGAAGCCGAGCTCG GTCCCcagccaaaaagaaaagcaagtcctctggaagaagaagcAAGTCTCCTCGGACTAAGAGAAGCCGGAGTCCCCACTACTCCACTGTCAAAGTGAAGCAG GAACGTGAGGACCATCCACGGAGAGGACGAGAGGATCGGCAGCACCGGGAGCCATCAGAACAGGAGCACAGGAGAGCTCGGAACAGCGAGCGAGACCGGCACCGGGGCCATTCCCGCCAAGGGAGGAGCTCTGATGAGAAGCCTGTCAGTGGGCAGGATCGGGATAGAGACAGCCAGAACCTGCAGgcccaggaagaagagagggacttTCACAATGCCAGGCGCCGGGAGCACCGCCAGCAGAGTGAAAATGCTGGCGGTGATGCTCAGGAGGTGATCCCTCGCCCTGCTGGTAACAGAAGCAAAGAGGTACCCGTTAAAGAAAAACCAAGCTTTGAACTTTCTGGGGCTCTTCTTGAGGACACTAATACCTTCCGGGGTGTGGTTATTAAATACAGTGAGCCCCCAGAAGCCCGGATCCCCAAAAAACGGTGGCGCCTCTACCCCTTTAAAAATGATGAGGTACTTCCAGTCATGTACATCCATCGGCAGAGTGCGTACCTTCTGGGTAGACATCGACGCATTGCAGACATTCCCATCGACCATCCCTCTTGCTCAAAGCAACATGCAGTCTTCCAGTACCG GCTTGTGGAGTACACCCGTGCTGATGGCACAGTTGGTCGGAGGGTGAAGCCCTACATCATTGACCTTGGCTCGGGCAATGGAACATTCTTGAACAACAAGCGTATTGAGCCACAGAGATACtatgaactgaaagaaaaagatgtacTTAAATTTGGATTCAGTAGCAGAGAATATGTCTTGCTTCATGAGTCTTCAGACACCTCTGAACTTGATAGGAAAGAAGACgaagatgatgatgaggaggaaaTGGTGTCTGACAGCTAG